A DNA window from Pongo abelii isolate AG06213 chromosome 2, NHGRI_mPonAbe1-v2.0_pri, whole genome shotgun sequence contains the following coding sequences:
- the CX3CR1 gene encoding CX3C chemokine receptor 1 isoform X1, with product MDQFPESVTENFEYDDLAEACYIGDIVAFGTVFLSIFYSVVFAIGLVGNLLVVFALTNSKKPKSVTDIYLLNLALSDLLFVATLPFWTHYLINEEGLHNAVCKFTTAFFFIGFFGSIFFITVISIDRYLAIVLAANSMNNRTVQHGVTISLGVWAAAILVAAPQFMFTKQKENECLGDYPEVLQEIWPVLRNVETNFLGFLLPLLIMSYCYFRIIQTLFSCKNHKKAKAIKLILLVVIVFFLFWTPYNVMIFLETLKLYDFFPSCDMRRDLRLALSVTETVAFSHCCLNPLIYAFAGEKFRRYLYHLYGKCLAVLCGRSVHVDFSSSESQRSRQGSVLSSNFTYHTSDGDASLLL from the coding sequence ATGGATCAGTTCCCTGAATCAGTGACAGAAAACTTTGAGTACGATGATTTGGCTGAGGCCTGTTATATTGGGGACATCGTGGCTTTTGGGACTGTGTTCCTGTCCATATTCTACTCCGTCGTCTTTGCCATTGGCCTGGTGGGAAATTTGTTGGTAGTGTTTGCCCTCACCAACAGCAAGAAGCCCAAGAGTGTCACCGACATTTACCTCCTGAACCTGGCCTTGTCTGATCTGCTGTTTGTAGCCACCTTGCCCTTCTGGACTCACTATTTGATAAATGAAGAGGGCCTCCACAATGCCGTGTGCAAATTCACTACTGCCTTCTTCTTCATCGGCTTTTTTGGAAGCATATTCTTCATCACCGTCATCAGCATTGATAGGTACCTGGCCATCGTCCTGGCCGCCAACTCCATGAACAACCGGACCGTGCAGCATGGCGTCACCATCAGCCTAGGTGTCTGGGCAGCAGCCATTTTGGTGGCAGCACCCCAGTTCATGTTcacaaagcagaaagaaaatgaatgcctTGGTGACTACCCCGAGGTCCTCCAGGAAATCTGGCCCGTGCTCCGCAATGTGGAAACAAATTTTCTTGGCTTCCTACTTCCCCTGCTCATTATGAGTTACTGCTACTTCAGAATCATCCAGACGCTGTTTTCCTGCAAGAACCACAAGAAAGCCAAAGCCATCAAACTAATCCTTCTGGTGGTCATCGTGTTTTTCCTCTTCTGGACACCCTACAATGTTATGATTTTCCTGGAGACGCTTAAGCTCTACGACTTCTTTCCCAGTTGTGACATGAGGAGGGATCTGAGGCTGGCCCTCAGTGTGACCGAGACGGTTGCATTTAGCCATTGTTGCCTGAATCCTCTCATCTATGCATTTGCTGGGGAGAAGTTCAGAAGATACCTTTACCATCTGTATGGGAAATGCCTGGCTGTCCTGTGTGGGCGCTCAGTCCATGTTGATTTCTCCTCTTCTGAATCACAAAGGAGCAGGCAGGGAAGTGTTCTGAGCAGCAATTTTACTTACCACACGAGTGATGGAGATGCATCCCTCCTTCTCTGA
- the CX3CR1 gene encoding CX3C chemokine receptor 1 isoform X2, with translation MREPLETFKLADLDFRKSSLASGWRMASGAFTMDQFPESVTENFEYDDLAEACYIGDIVAFGTVFLSIFYSVVFAIGLVGNLLVVFALTNSKKPKSVTDIYLLNLALSDLLFVATLPFWTHYLINEEGLHNAVCKFTTAFFFIGFFGSIFFITVISIDRYLAIVLAANSMNNRTVQHGVTISLGVWAAAILVAAPQFMFTKQKENECLGDYPEVLQEIWPVLRNVETNFLGFLLPLLIMSYCYFRIIQTLFSCKNHKKAKAIKLILLVVIVFFLFWTPYNVMIFLETLKLYDFFPSCDMRRDLRLALSVTETVAFSHCCLNPLIYAFAGEKFRRYLYHLYGKCLAVLCGRSVHVDFSSSESQRSRQGSVLSSNFTYHTSDGDASLLL, from the coding sequence GCCTTCACCATGGATCAGTTCCCTGAATCAGTGACAGAAAACTTTGAGTACGATGATTTGGCTGAGGCCTGTTATATTGGGGACATCGTGGCTTTTGGGACTGTGTTCCTGTCCATATTCTACTCCGTCGTCTTTGCCATTGGCCTGGTGGGAAATTTGTTGGTAGTGTTTGCCCTCACCAACAGCAAGAAGCCCAAGAGTGTCACCGACATTTACCTCCTGAACCTGGCCTTGTCTGATCTGCTGTTTGTAGCCACCTTGCCCTTCTGGACTCACTATTTGATAAATGAAGAGGGCCTCCACAATGCCGTGTGCAAATTCACTACTGCCTTCTTCTTCATCGGCTTTTTTGGAAGCATATTCTTCATCACCGTCATCAGCATTGATAGGTACCTGGCCATCGTCCTGGCCGCCAACTCCATGAACAACCGGACCGTGCAGCATGGCGTCACCATCAGCCTAGGTGTCTGGGCAGCAGCCATTTTGGTGGCAGCACCCCAGTTCATGTTcacaaagcagaaagaaaatgaatgcctTGGTGACTACCCCGAGGTCCTCCAGGAAATCTGGCCCGTGCTCCGCAATGTGGAAACAAATTTTCTTGGCTTCCTACTTCCCCTGCTCATTATGAGTTACTGCTACTTCAGAATCATCCAGACGCTGTTTTCCTGCAAGAACCACAAGAAAGCCAAAGCCATCAAACTAATCCTTCTGGTGGTCATCGTGTTTTTCCTCTTCTGGACACCCTACAATGTTATGATTTTCCTGGAGACGCTTAAGCTCTACGACTTCTTTCCCAGTTGTGACATGAGGAGGGATCTGAGGCTGGCCCTCAGTGTGACCGAGACGGTTGCATTTAGCCATTGTTGCCTGAATCCTCTCATCTATGCATTTGCTGGGGAGAAGTTCAGAAGATACCTTTACCATCTGTATGGGAAATGCCTGGCTGTCCTGTGTGGGCGCTCAGTCCATGTTGATTTCTCCTCTTCTGAATCACAAAGGAGCAGGCAGGGAAGTGTTCTGAGCAGCAATTTTACTTACCACACGAGTGATGGAGATGCATCCCTCCTTCTCTGA